From the genome of Chlorocebus sabaeus isolate Y175 chromosome 2, mChlSab1.0.hap1, whole genome shotgun sequence, one region includes:
- the CRYAA gene encoding alpha-crystallin A chain, with the protein MDVTIQHPWFKRTLGPFYPSRLFDQFFGEGLFEYDLLPFLSSTISPYYRQSLFRTVLDSGISEVRSDRDKFVIFLDVKHFSPEDLTVKVQDDFVEIHGKHNERQDDHGYISREFHRRYRLPSNVDQSALSCSLSADGMLTFSGPKIQTGLDATHERAIPVAREEKPSSAPSS; encoded by the exons ATGGACGTGACCATCCAGCACCCCTGGTTCAAGCGCACTCTGGGGCCCTTCTACCCCAGTCGGCTTTTCGACCAGTTTTTCGGCGAGGGCCTTTTTGAGTACGACCTGCTGCCCTTCCTGTCGTCCACCATCAGCCCCTACTACCGCCAGTCCCTCTTCCGCACCGTGCTGGACTCTGGCATCTCTGAG GTTCGATCCGACCGGGACAAGTTCGTCATCTTCCTGGATGTGAAGCACTTCTCCCCGGAGGACCTCACTGTGAAGGTGCAGGACGACTTTGTGGAGATCCACGGGAAGCACAACGAGCGCCAG GACGACCACGGCTACATTTCCCGTGAGTTCCACCGCCGCTACCGCCTGCCGTCCAACGTGGACCAGTCGGCCCTCTCTTGCTCCCTGTCGGCCGACGGCATGCTGACCTTCTCTGGCCCCAAGATCCAGACTGGCCTAGACGCCACCCACGAGCGAGCCATTCCCGTGGCGCGGGAGGAGAAGCCCAGCTCTGCTCCCTCGTCCTAA